The sequence gaatctcgagctcgttcagtagccgctaggttgcgaaggccgacggaggtccttcgtagcttagttggttaaagcaccagtctagcgtactttAGGGTCATggattcgagtcccatcgaaggaaagtggttacttccaatacattttccaaatcaatatcttccacataacgtacatattcacatgagttttcataacattgtaaattaacgtccaagtcgggtggtttaatccccggaaatagacaactttgattgaaccgaaAATAGATATTTTAATTGGCCCTTTAGCAGAAATTCGGCCACATCAATACTTTTAAGTCTCCTAATAGCTAATCAGATTCTTATTGCCCCTTATCATATGGACAAGTTGTTGAACTTCATTCTACCTATACGCTAGTGGTAAAAATGATAACGCCAGGCattagttttaattttcaaatggtGATGTATTAATTTGAAATGAACATGTGTGAGAATCAAAATCTTGATTCCAAACGGTTAGAATGAgtagaaattttgttttttaactCACATTACTTGAATTTACAATTCAAATTATTTGTATATATTATGAATGCTTAGGCTTTTTCAATGGTAAATAATTATATAACGCCTACATATAAAATGAAGGATTTTGTAGCGTTTAAATTACTTCTACCAGTATACATTACACTTTTATAGCTGAAATTTATGTTATTGATTTTCCTTTGGggtaatataataaaaataatcaacaatTATTTATAAAATGTAGCCGGAGATATCCAGTGAAGTAATAAATGAGTGCAAGTTGCGCATCTACGACATTCTCGAGGAACAACGAATCGGGCCAGAACTGCGAATGCAAGATTTCGACAAGTATATGACCTTGATGAATGGTACCGACATTGACGAGATCGAACGTTTCATGGAAAAGCGTCCAAGCTTCGAGGAGTACTGCAAGTACATTCAGCGCTACAAACAAATGGAAGACAACGTGGCCAAAGAGATCTACGGCGTTATGTCGATGGGTTTCTACGAGTTTCATCGTGAGGGACTAATCGACACGCTGGAAGGTTTGGCTAAATTCATGCAGCAGGAATTGATTTCAAAGATGACGGCGGACCAGCAAAGTGCTGCCTCTCAGCTGGCTCAAGACTATGAGGTGATCGCCACAAAAGTCTTAACCATTCCGAAAGATACCGTCGAGTTGATGTCGTTAAAATCCTATGCCATTAAGATGGAAGAGACAACTATCCCAGAGATGGAAGAAAGGCTGAAGATCAATTTGAGTCATCTTCTGTATTTGACTGATTACACTATCTTCACACCGCTGGAAATAAAACAGAACAACAATACTTTTCAATGGTACATGAAGATGGCAACGATTTTCCAAGATCACAAGAACATCATCGCGGAAAAAGTGGTGGAATACCAAGATTCGCTGAAGCGAAGAATTGAGAACTTTCGCCGTGACTTGGAGATCTATTGGGGTCAAGTAAAAGAATATGACTCGTGGGGAGAGATCAAGAATCTGCAAAAGTACAAAAAGAAAGCCACTGGTCTTCATAATAAGCTGGTCTCTGCGATGGAAAAGATCGACCACATAAACGAGGAAGAAATAGCGTACGGCTGGGAGTTGTCTCAATATCCGCTTCGCAAGCAGTGTCATGACAAACTCACTCCGTACAAGAGTTTGTATGACGCTGGCCAAGAATTTATGGATAAACATGATCTGTGGATGCATTCGCAAGTCGGTCTGCACGATCCGGAACAAGTGGAAGAAACTGTTGGTAGCCTGTACCGAACAGTTTACAAGTTAGAAAAGAAGTTTTCAGATTCATACCAAACTCAGCGATTGGCGCATGACGTGAGTTACTTTCATTGGATCACaaagaaatataaatcaaataataattttgccaTTTCAGATTAAGACACGTATTGACCAGTTTAAAACTCATCTTCCAATAGTGCAAACCTTAGGTAACCCCGGAATGAAAGAACGTCACTGGGAGCAAGTTTCCGAAATTATTGGATTCCCCATAAAGATTGCACCAGATCTGACGTTGGAGAAGGTAATCGATTACGGTTTGGATGATTATATCCAAAGATTTGAAACCATTTCTGAGAGTGCAACCAAGGAAAACAATTTGGAGAAGGCTATGATTAAAATGGTTAACGAGTGGAGCGATATGGCGTTTGTGGTGATGCCATACAGAGATACAGGAACCTACATCTTGTCGGCGGTTGACGACATTCAGGTGTTGCTTGACGACCATATAATCAAAACGCAAACCATGAAGAGTTCGTTGTACATAAAACCATTTGAAGCAGATATTCTGTATGTAGCATTAACGTAGTTTAGTTTATCATAATCCGTAACTTAATAACATGTACTTTTCTTAAAAAGGGCGTGGGAAAAGAAGCTAATGCTTTTGCAGGACATATTGGACGATTGGCTTAAGGTGCAAGCGACATGGATGTATTTGGAGCCCATATTCTCCAGCCCCGACATTCAATCTCAAATGCCTGAAGAAGGTCGGCGCTTCAGCGCCGTGGACAAAATCTGGAAAGATCTGATGAAGAACGTGTATGCCGACACCAAAGTCCTAGCGGTCCTTGAAATAGACAAAATGTCGGAGAAATTGAAGAAGTCGTACAGCCTTCTGGAGATCATTCAGAAGGGTCTCAACGAGTATCTGGAGAAGAAACGTCTCTACTTCCCACGGTTCTTCTTCCTCTCCAACGACGAACTGCTGGAGATTCTGTCGGAAACAAAGAATCCTACCCGTGTGCAACCACATCTGAAGAAGTGCTTCGAGGGTATCGCCACGCTGCACTTCACGGAATCGCTTGATATTACCATGATGCGATCGAGTGAAGGCGAAGAAGTCCAGCTGGCTGACGAGGTGTCGACCAGCAAAGCCAAGGGTCAGGTGGAGAAATGGCTGCTGGATCTggaaaaatcgatgaagaagAGTGTTCACATCAAGATTGATGAGTCGTACGAGTCCTACACAAAGACGCTTCGACATGAGTGGGTCTTAATGTGGCCAGGACAATGCGTGCAAAGTATTTCGTGTGCCTTCTGGACGCTTGAGGTCACTCTGTGTTTTGACAGCGCCGATCCATTGGAAGCCCTTGAAGAGTACAAGGACACCTGCAAAACTCAAATATCGCACATAGTGGACCTGGTTAGGGGAAAGCTAGCCCTGCAGAACAGAATAACTCTTGGTGCTTTGATTGTGTTGGATGTTCATGCTCGAGATGTTTTAACGGAACTGATAAATACTCACACCACCAAATCAGACGACTTCACCTGGCTAGCTCAACTTAGATACTACATGGAAGAGAAGAACCTTTCAACCAGGATGATCAACTCTACCCTCAAGTACGGCTACGAATATCTGGGTAACACTTCTCGATTGGTGATTACTCCCCTCACTGATCGGTGCTTCCGAACTTTATTCGGAGCGCTGCATCTTCATTTGGGAGGAGCTCCAGAAGGGCCCGCAGGAACCGGCAAAACCGAAACCACAAAAGATTTGGCAAAAGCAGTCGCCAAACAGTGCGTCGTGTTCAACTGTTCTGATGGGTTGGACTACATCGCACTGGGCAAGTTCTTCAAAGGATTGGCATCCTGCGGTGCATGGTCCTGCTTCGATGAGTTCAATCGAATCGATCTGGAAGTGCTGTCTGTCGTAGCTCAGCAGATTTTGACCATTCAACGAGGTATCAATTCCGGCTCCCCTACACTGATATTCGAAGGAACCAGTCTTACTTTGGATCCAACATGTGCCGTATTTATAACAATGAATCCAGGCTATGCAGGGCGCTCAGAACTTCCCGATAATCTGAAGGCACTGTTCCGATCAGTCGCTATGATGGTACCGGATTACGCGCTTATATCCGAGATTGAACTTTATTCGTACGGTTTCCTGAATGCAAAACCACTGGCCATCAAGATAGTGGCAACATACCGTCTGTGTTCTGAACAGTTAAGTTCTCAACCGCACTATGACTATGGAATGCGGGCGGTCAAGTCTGTACTGAAGGCGGCTGGAGCGTTGAAACTCAGGTATCCCGATGAACTCGAGGATATTCTGGTGCTGAGATCTATCAAGGATGTCAACTTGGCCAAGTTTTTGAATCAGGACGTCCCACTGTTCCAGGGGATAATATCGGATTTGTTCCCTGGAGTTGTTCTGCCGGAACCGGACTATGTGGTGTTCAATGCGGCCGTGCAAAAGGCTTGCGAGCACAACAACATGCAGTGTACCCCGTTCTTCCTCGAAAAAGTACAGCAATTGTACGAGATGATTGTCGTGCGGCATGGTTTGATGCTTGTTGGACCTCCGTTCGGTGGGAAGACTACAGCTTACCGAATGCTAGCCGAAGCCTTATGCTACATAGAAGAACAGGGAGAGATGGACGAACATAAAGCTCATTACACTGTAATTAATCCGAAAGCGATCACAATGGGACAGCTGTACGGCcaatttgattcagtttcccaCGAATGGAGTGATGGCATTTTGGCGGTCAGTTACCGACAGTTCGCCGTCAGTACGACCCCTGACAGAAAGTGGCTGATATTTGATGGACCAGTAGATGCAGTTTGGATCGAGAATATGAACACCGTACTGGATGACAACAAGAAGCTCTGCTTGATGTCCGGAGAAATAATCCAGCTAGCGCCGACAACGAACTTAATATTTGAAGTTATGGACTTGGATGCTGCGTCACCTGCGACCGTATCACGATGTGGAATGATCTATCTGGAACCAAGCACACTGGGATGGGAACCTCTTCTAGAATCTTGGAAAAACACTCTGCCACCAGTGCTTCACTCGGTTAACAAACAAGTAATAACGCAGATGTTCATGCGATTTTGTCCCATTCTCCTGTGGTTCGTTCGCAAGGGTGGGGTAAGAGAGATGATGCCAACTTCCGACTCGAACCTGGTGAAGTCGGTGATGAATCTTTTTGACTGTTTCATGGATGACTATCGGAACGAGACCTACATGAAAACGGTGACCGAAGTGGACGTACGAGCACAGCTAGAAGGTGTGTTCTTCTTTTCCTGCATTTGGGCTATAGGAGGACCGCTAGAGACAGAAAGTCGAGAGAAATTCAGCGAATTGTTCCGTGCTTTGACGGAAAAAGTGTTTCCACCGGAAATCAACGATAAGTTCCATATCCCTCCAAGTATTCAAGTTCCGAATTTGACCAAACCATTCATATTTCAAATACCGAAAGGGGGCACTGTATTCGATTACCACTTTACCAAAGAAGGCAAAGGAAAATGGCGTCCATGGGCTGAAGAAATCGGACAGACCATCAACATTCAGCGAGACATGCCAGTAAATCAGATAATAGTCCCTACTGTTGAGACTATAAGAATAACGGCGCTTCTTGAGCTGCTTGTTCAACATGGAAAGTACTTATTGTTAGTGGGCCCTACCGGAACAGGAAAAAGTGTTTACACGATTGACTTCTTGCTGAAGCGAAACGATACCAACGTGTACAAACCCCTGTTGATCAATTTCTCGGCCCAAACTTCTGCCAACCAAGTACAGGACATCATCATGTCAAAACTAGATAAGCGACGAAAAGGTGTCTACGGGCCTCCACTGGGGAAGAAATGCGTCGTGTTTATCGATGATGTTTCTATGCCCCTGAAGGAGACCTACGGGGCACAGCCACCGATTGAGATTGTCCGAATGTTCCTAGATCACGCCATATGGTACGACAGAAAGGAAGTTGTTCCCATGAAGTTGGTTGACCTACAATTGATGTGCGCTATGGGTCCACCAAGCACTGGCAATACAGTTACTCCACGATTCTCCAGACACTTTAACGCTATTTCTTTGGATGAGTTCGATGATGCCACGTTGACTGGTATATTTAGCAAGATCGTGTTGTGGCATTTGGATACAAGAGGATTTTCGAAGGAGTTTGACCCATGCATTGACGAAATCGTATTATCCACGTTACAAATCTACAGGGAGGCTCGCAAAAAATTGCTCCCCACGCCAGCCAAGTGTCACTATTTATTCAACCTACGTGATTTCTCCAGAGTGATACAGGTTCGTTTCATTCAGAATTAACAGAACTTTTGGATGATTAATGTAAGTTTGATTTTCCAGGGTGTGCTTCTGTCAGTTCCAGAGGGAACGGAGAGTCTCAACTCGATTCGAAGAATGTGGGCCCATGAAATTATTCGCGTGTATGGCGATAGGCTGGTCGACGATGGTGATCGCGAATGGCTGTTTAACGAGCTGTGTGCAGTAATTGAGAAGTATATGCATGAGGATCCTAAGGATCTGTTTGACAGATTTGTTGAGGGTGGTCAGTTGAAGGAACAACATCTACGTGGATTGATGTTCTGCGACTTTACAAATCCGAAGGCAGACACGAAACTGTACTTGGAGGTACAAGATATGGAAGATCTTGGTTTTGTGGTGGAATCATATATCGTTGAGTACAACAATATGTCTAAGAAGCCGATGACCCTTGTCCTGTTTCGATTTGCCATCGAACACTTGTCCAGAATATGTCGGATTATCAAGCAGCCACGAAGCCATGCGTTGTTGGTCGGAGTAGGGGGTTCTGGCCGACAGTCTTTGGCTAGAATTGCGTCACACATTTGTTCATACGAATTATACCAGGTAAGTGATTTTGACTGTTATCTAGAAGATATTCTATGCCTACAATTTGAGTTAAGGTGGAAATATCGAGACAATACGGAATGACAGAATGGCGCGAAGATATGAaaaatttgctgaagaaagtggtTTCATCCGATCAACACATCTGCTTCCTTTTCACGGATACACAAATAAAGGAAGAGACGTTTTTAGAAGATATAAATAATTTACTAAATTCTGGTGAAATACCAAACCTTTTCACAAATGAGGAGAAATCTgagataatcgaaaaaatgagACAGCTTGATCGTCAAAAAGAGAAATCTCAGCAAACTGATGGAAGTCCTGTTGCATTATTTAACCTCTTTGTAACGGTACGTTTCAAGAGGTCTTGCACAATAGCAGGTTCAACAAATTATCTCTTGCTTTCAGATTGTCAGAGATCAATTACATATGGTGATATCAATGTCTCCTATTGGGGATTCTTTCCGAAACCGTGTACGAAAATTCCCCTCAATTGTTAACTGCTGTACTATCGATTGGTTTCAACCATGGCCCAAGGATGCTTTGGTCGCCGTGGCTACCAAATTTCTGTCTACCGTCGAAATGCCCGAAAATGAGCGCAACGTGTGCATCGACATGTGCATGGAATTCCATACATCTACCCAGGAGCTGTCGGATGAATTCATGATTCGGTTGAACCGTCATAACTACGTGACCCCTACCTCTTATCTAGAACTAATCCATACCTTCAAGACGTTGTTGGACAAAAAGAGAACGTAATAACGTTTACTTGGTTATCGGTTTGTTCAGCAGGGTTCATCTTTCTATGATTGTCATTTCTAGGGACGTCCTAACCGGCAAGAATCGTTACTTGACAGGGCTTAAACAGCTGGAGATTGCAGCCCAACAGGTCGGGGTGATGCAGGAACAGCTGGAGGCTGTACAGCCGCAGTTGAAGATTGCTGCTGAGACAGTGGCCCAACAGATGGCCAAAGTTCAAGCAGACAGTGAGGCTGCGGCCGTACAGAAGGAACTAGTCAAGAAGGACGAAATTGTCGCGCAGGAAAAGGCTGCCGCTGCCAATGCGATCAAGGAGGATTGTGATGCCAAATTAGCAGATGCGATGCCAATTTTGAACACAGCTCTTGCGGCGCTGAACACTTTAACTGCGGCAGATATAACCATCGTCAAAACGATGAAAAGTCCACCAATAGGAGTAAAGATTGTCATGGAGGCAGTTTGTATCTTGAAGGACTTGAAGCCGGATCGTGTTCAGGCCCCGTCTGGAATGGGTATGGTGGAGGATTACTGGGGTCCAGCAAAGAAGCTTCTGGGTGatatgaaatttttggaagGACTGATGAACTTTGAGAAGGACGACATCCCTCCAAGAGTCATTCAGAAGCTGGAGGAACGAATTTTGAGCAATGAAAATTTCGATCCTGAAAAGGTTAAGACGGCTTCCACTGCTTGTGAAGGACTGTGCAAGTGGGTGATTGCGATCGTCAAATACGACAAAGTGGCCAAAGAGATAGCTCCTAAAAAAATTGAACAGAGAGAAGCCGAGGCAAAAAGCGATGCAGCGGTTGCATTATTGAATGAAAAGTTGGAGCAGCTGGCAATTGTGGAAGAGAGTTTGGCTGAATTGCAAAGAAAGCTGGATGAGCAGGTTCAACAGCATGCCAAGTTGCAAGCAAATGTGGAGTTGTGCATGAAAAAGTTGGAACGTGCAACTGAAATCATAACTGGTTTAGGAGGCGAAAAGGATCGATGGGAACAAGCCGCAGAAAACTTGGGTCATGTGTACGACAACTTGACAGGAGATGTCCTCATAGCGTCTGGTGTAGTTGCTTATCTAGGCCCATTCACGATACAGTTCCGGGCACAGCAGATCAAACGGTGGATAAGTAGTTGTATAACCAGGAAAATAGTCTGCTCGCAAGATTTTCAGCTGGCGAATGTTTTGGGTAATCCGGTAGATATACGAGCTTGGAATATATTTGGATTGCCAAGCGATCCGTTTTCCATTGAGAGTGCGATAATTATCCAGTAAGTTTAGAGTATGACTTGTTCAATTAGATTGATGAGATGAAACTTTCTATTTAACAGTAATGGTCGTCGTTGGCCGCTGATGATTGATCCACAAGGACAAGCAAACAAATGGGTTCGAAATATGGAGAAAGCCAATCGCATTTGTATCATTCGGTTTAATCAGCCAGATTATACGAGAGTATTGGAAAATGCAATTCAATTTGGGTTACCCGTACTACTCGAAAATGTCGGAGAAGAAATAGAGCCGCTGTTAGAACCCATCTTGCTAAAACAAATTTTCCGACAAGGTGGAACCATGTGTATCAAGTTGGGCGATTCCATTATTGAGTATAATGATTCTTTCaagtaatgttttaattgtattttttcAACAGATAAATGATAAAGTGTTTTTTAGGTTTTATATAACTACAAAACTACGGAATCCACATTACTTACCGGAGATTGCTGTCAAGGTAACGCTGTTGAACTTCATGATAACCCAAACTGGCTTGCAAGATCAGGTGAGAGATGTAAACTTGATCATAGGAGATCAGATAAAACTTCACAACCTTTTTTCAGCTTCTATCGATTACGGTTGCCAGAGAACGTCCTGACCTGGAAACAGAGAAGAATGCCCTTATTGTGCAAGGCGCAGAGAATAAGCGCTTGCTGCAGGAAATAGAAGACAAAATCCTGCAAGTTCTCAGCTCTGAAGGAAATATTCTTGA comes from Armigeres subalbatus isolate Guangzhou_Male chromosome 2, GZ_Asu_2, whole genome shotgun sequence and encodes:
- the LOC134212947 gene encoding dynein axonemal heavy chain 7 isoform X3, translated to MSRSPQQHRAPHHLNPVRTRLMEDIRTVDRSAPRSAGPSGIMSLINRKANPEYNRKRIWQELNMPTECDFLGPNVFNLPDRLLKHSSKMRPSPLSKPRPDKGPAKKKIRSYTALRKDREEFRKKLIKLIVRKDFEKDDEANTFPNVEERELLRYYHYIRHGIDTVHVAPIDKRVLQRILKLIPKNLVKYKDALRTIFDEIKDDYSFAVKKAVVDFVLGDAMTKYMKKDDITAARLEIKDLKLKWKHRYDENRVKIKRNLFSINACSEQVLELWDTTFKNLLLVDVKQLIAKNQAYDLTEFTSTVNQQIDEAKITLNEKWYGAIKNIFNKGVKKKLIPDEAVKPKMLKKFFNSLATLMTRQLQNLCVNSVQAYTDYICDVGKTNQGFRLTILLENQDTLSFIPSFSRFQVEIVKVIDNIVKAVKSFKRIERQLRPNFPCPDPMLKPEISSEVINECKLRIYDILEEQRIGPELRMQDFDKYMTLMNGTDIDEIERFMEKRPSFEEYCKYIQRYKQMEDNVAKEIYGVMSMGFYEFHREGLIDTLEGLAKFMQQELISKMTADQQSAASQLAQDYEVIATKVLTIPKDTVELMSLKSYAIKMEETTIPEMEERLKINLSHLLYLTDYTIFTPLEIKQNNNTFQWYMKMATIFQDHKNIIAEKVVEYQDSLKRRIENFRRDLEIYWGQVKEYDSWGEIKNLQKYKKKATGLHNKLVSAMEKIDHINEEEIAYGWELSQYPLRKQCHDKLTPYKSLYDAGQEFMDKHDLWMHSQVGLHDPEQVEETVGSLYRTVYKLEKKFSDSYQTQRLAHDIKTRIDQFKTHLPIVQTLGNPGMKERHWEQVSEIIGFPIKIAPDLTLEKVIDYGLDDYIQRFETISESATKENNLEKAMIKMVNEWSDMAFVVMPYRDTGTYILSAVDDIQVLLDDHIIKTQTMKSSLYIKPFEADILAWEKKLMLLQDILDDWLKVQATWMYLEPIFSSPDIQSQMPEEGRRFSAVDKIWKDLMKNVYADTKVLAVLEIDKMSEKLKKSYSLLEIIQKGLNEYLEKKRLYFPRFFFLSNDELLEILSETKNPTRVQPHLKKCFEGIATLHFTESLDITMMRSSEGEEVQLADEVSTSKAKGQVEKWLLDLEKSMKKSVHIKIDESYESYTKTLRHEWVLMWPGQCVQSISCAFWTLEVTLCFDSADPLEALEEYKDTCKTQISHIVDLVRGKLALQNRITLGALIVLDVHARDVLTELINTHTTKSDDFTWLAQLRYYMEEKNLSTRMINSTLKYGYEYLGNTSRLVITPLTDRCFRTLFGALHLHLGGAPEGPAGTGKTETTKDLAKAVAKQCVVFNCSDGLDYIALGKFFKGLASCGAWSCFDEFNRIDLEVLSVVAQQILTIQRGINSGSPTLIFEGTSLTLDPTCAVFITMNPGYAGRSELPDNLKALFRSVAMMVPDYALISEIELYSYGFLNAKPLAIKIVATYRLCSEQLSSQPHYDYGMRAVKSVLKAAGALKLRYPDELEDILVLRSIKDVNLAKFLNQDVPLFQGIISDLFPGVVLPEPDYVVFNAAVQKACEHNNMQCTPFFLEKVQQLYEMIVVRHGLMLVGPPFGGKTTAYRMLAEALCYIEEQGEMDEHKAHYTVINPKAITMGQLYGQFDSVSHEWSDGILAVSYRQFAVSTTPDRKWLIFDGPVDAVWIENMNTVLDDNKKLCLMSGEIIQLAPTTNLIFEVMDLDAASPATVSRCGMIYLEPSTLGWEPLLESWKNTLPPVLHSVNKQVITQMFMRFCPILLWFVRKGGVREMMPTSDSNLVKSVMNLFDCFMDDYRNETYMKTVTEVDVRAQLEGVFFFSCIWAIGGPLETESREKFSELFRALTEKVFPPEINDKFHIPPSIQVPNLTKPFIFQIPKGGTVFDYHFTKEGKGKWRPWAEEIGQTINIQRDMPVNQIIVPTVETIRITALLELLVQHGKYLLLVGPTGTGKSVYTIDFLLKRNDTNVYKPLLINFSAQTSANQVQDIIMSKLDKRRKGVYGPPLGKKCVVFIDDVSMPLKETYGAQPPIEIVRMFLDHAIWYDRKEVVPMKLVDLQLMCAMGPPSTGNTVTPRFSRHFNAISLDEFDDATLTGIFSKIVLWHLDTRGFSKEFDPCIDEIVLSTLQIYREARKKLLPTPAKCHYLFNLRDFSRVIQGVLLSVPEGTESLNSIRRMWAHEIIRVYGDRLVDDGDREWLFNELCAVIEKYMHEDPKDLFDRFVEGGQLKEQHLRGLMFCDFTNPKADTKLYLEVQDMEDLGFVVESYIVEYNNMSKKPMTLVLFRFAIEHLSRICRIIKQPRSHALLVGVGGSGRQSLARIASHICSYELYQVEISRQYGMTEWREDMKNLLKKVVSSDQHICFLFTDTQIKEETFLEDINNLLNSGEIPNLFTNEEKSEIIEKMRQLDRQKEKSQQTDGSPVALFNLFVTIVRDQLHMVISMSPIGDSFRNRVRKFPSIVNCCTIDWFQPWPKDALVAVATKFLSTVEMPENERNVCIDMCMEFHTSTQELSDEFMIRLNRHNYVTPTSYLELIHTFKTLLDKKRTDVLTGKNRYLTGLKQLEIAAQQVGVMQEQLEAVQPQLKIAAETVAQQMAKVQADSEAAAVQKELVKKDEIVAQEKAAAANAIKEDCDAKLADAMPILNTALAALNTLTAADITIVKTMKSPPIGVKIVMEAVCILKDLKPDRVQAPSGMGMVEDYWGPAKKLLGDMKFLEGLMNFEKDDIPPRVIQKLEERILSNENFDPEKVKTASTACEGLCKWVIAIVKYDKVAKEIAPKKIEQREAEAKSDAAVALLNEKLEQLAIVEESLAELQRKLDEQVQQHAKLQANVELCMKKLERATEIITGLGGEKDRWEQAAENLGHVYDNLTGDVLIASGVVAYLGPFTIQFRAQQIKRWISSCITRKIVCSQDFQLANVLGNPVDIRAWNIFGLPSDPFSIESAIIIHNGRRWPLMIDPQGQANKWVRNMEKANRICIIRFNQPDYTRVLENAIQFGLPVLLENVGEEIEPLLEPILLKQIFRQGGTMCIKLGDSIIEYNDSFKFYITTKLRNPHYLPEIAVKVTLLNFMITQTGLQDQLLSITVARERPDLETEKNALIVQGAENKRLLQEIEDKILQVLSSEGNILEDESAVSVLSSSKTLANEINEKQIIAETTERQIDIARLQYTSIAAHSTILFFTIADLANIDPMYQYSLNWFVNLFTAAIDNTEKVDEVPARLEDLRTYFTYSLYENICRSLFEKDKILFSLLLTTNLQFERGEIDRTEFMFLLTGGVGLDNPDANPAEWLPGNCWDEICRLTAFNSFKGFKEHVVGNLRRWKALFDDDTPECAELPEPWKSNLTPFQKLLVLRCFRSDKLVPGIELYVEGIMTRKYVEPPPFDLSASYDESNCCVPLIFVLTPGADPTATLLRFADTQGLGSNRLFSLSLGQGQGPIATKMIDEGTKFGNWVLLQNCHLAQSWMPTLERICESFQPDTTHPDFRLWLTSYPTEHFPVVVLQNGIKITNEPPKGLRMNIVRSYMSDPISNVEWFEACKQSANFKKLLFSLCFFHGVVQERRQFGPIGWNISYEFNETDLSISLTQLRMFLDEYEEVQYVALRYLTGECNYGGRVTDDWDRRCLNTTLAKFYSEKVLDEDGYILDEQGLYKIPELKEHEEFMAYIKELPVIAKPGVFGLHENADIMKDQKETDLLLTNALKTQDRTDLYEMKLLVDRKTTSTGSFRETPAEIVIRVSTDILRRLPKEFDRDATLEKYPTSYHQSMNTVLVQEMVRFNQLLICIRSSLTTASKAMQGLVAMSPDIEEVVASVLVGRIPALWAKRSYPSLKPLGSYIMDFISRLQFLQRWFDDGPPVDFWISGFFFTQAFLTGAQQNFARKYVIPIDLLTFDNTVLTESEFEEPPADGVYVYGLFLEGARWDKKKGYLQESFPRVLYDTMPHLWMLPLKKDDLVLRHSYDCPVYKTAERRGILSTTGHSTNFVVALNLDCDPSTEPEHWIRRGTALLCQLSH